One region of Ovis canadensis isolate MfBH-ARS-UI-01 breed Bighorn chromosome Y, ARS-UI_OviCan_v2, whole genome shotgun sequence genomic DNA includes:
- the LOC138431516 gene encoding LOW QUALITY PROTEIN: zinc finger protein 280B-like (The sequence of the model RefSeq protein was modified relative to this genomic sequence to represent the inferred CDS: deleted 2 bases in 1 codon) translates to MELPCMLREEEQEPEVRKREGETKQVDDDGDDDEVILVGVEHVNDDADVIFVGMSSASKPVVSNILNRDTPGSYSRRKRYGHFRKGNTHRLQPVSHVTPTSEAKTVLPVSDSDSRSTGSPIIIEPPSQADYKNISPQIVPDCFSKELCSSLITFTSSLQHPVETAVSAGDMNKSPHVSKRVSPCETNRRNPRRPKLSDGIVGEHSLGFSPSGFFHTETTQQSTPDRVHTSLSHVQNGEPCPTPFPNDSVHCKPVRPLRESGRTKTDFPSLASPNKIGDPTEGNLIVLLRDFYYGEHRGVGQPEPKTHTAFKCLSCLKVLKNVKLMNHMKHHLELERQRGDSCKTHTTCQHCLRQFPTPFQLQCHIESVHTAQEPSAVCHICELSFETDQVLLEHMKDNHKPGEMPYVCGLQLQIIIFCRCGCTFQSIPW, encoded by the exons atggaactcccatgtatgttacgtgaagaagaacaagagccagaagtacggaaaagggagggagagaccaaacaagtagatgatgatggtgatgatgatgaagtgatcttggttggagtggaacatgtaaatgacgatgctgacgtgatctttgttgggatgagctcagcttcaaaaccagtcgtttcaaacatactaaacagagataccccaggttcttattcaaggagaaaaaggtatggCCACTTCAGGAAAGGTAACActcacagattacagcctgttagtcatgtgactcctacatcagaagcaaagactgtcttgccagtgtctgactctgactcaagatcaacaggtagtcctattattattgaacctccgtctcaagctgattataaaaatatttcaccacaaatagtgcctgattgcttttcgaaggagttatgttcttctttgattaccttcacaagttcattgcagcacccagtagaaacagcagtttctgcaggagatatgaataaaagtcctcatgtatcaaagcgagtttccccttgtgaaacaaatcgcagaaatcccagaaggcctaaactcagtgatggcattgtaggggaacattctttaggtttctccccgtcaggtttttttcatacagagaccactcagcaaagcacaccagaccgtgtccatacctcactaagccatgttcagaatggagaaccttgtccaacaccttttccaaacgacagtgttcattgcaagcctgtaagacctttaagggaaagtggacggacaaaaactgattttccaagtttggcaagtccaaacaaaattggtgatcccacagaaggaaatctgattgtgttacttcgtGACTTCTACTATGGTGAGCATAGAGGTGTTGGGCAGCCAGAACCGAAGACCCACACGGCatttaaatgcctcagctgcttgaaagttctaaaaaatgtcaagttaatgaatcacatgaagcaccatttggaacttgagaggcagagaggtgacagctgtaaaacccacaccacctgccagcactgcctccgccagtttccgactcccttccagctgcagtgtcacattgaaagtgtccacacggcccaggagccctccgcagtctgtcacatctgtgagttgtcctttgagacagatcaggttctcttagagcacatgaaagacaatcataagcctggtgaaatgccctatgtatgc ggtttgcagttacagatcatcattttttgcagatgtggatgcacatttcagagcataccatggtaa